The following proteins are encoded in a genomic region of Nakaseomyces glabratus chromosome J, complete sequence:
- the DGA1 gene encoding diacylglycerol O-acyltransferase (CAGL0J03674g~Ortholog(s) have diacylglycerol O-acyltransferase activity and role in cellular triglyceride homeostasis, ceramide metabolic process, lipid droplet formation, triglyceride biosynthetic process) has translation MFGNAFHLRNRIHKRSSSSDRLDQDESSDDGDNAPNIVEQKTKDIKLVKPLKRPRLSNCCSPTTPMANRLQTMAVAWHISSFVLFSIFSLLIISNPFTWIVVIPYLIYFFNDRSPANGDVVYRYSPWVRSLKIWKYYCDYFPIELVKTVDLEPTFTPCNEEEEKENKKLQEYYTLRLWPSDYEIRLFKKNTVYSHGYKRTGPKYIFGYHPHGIGALGSFGAFATEGRGWSNKFPGIPVSLLTLVTQFHIPFYRDYLLSVGISSVSRKNALKVLDNNQSICIVVGGARESLISIPGTSGLILNKRKGFIKLAIQAGNVSLVPVYTFGENDCYNILATDETSIIRKLQLWVKENFGFTIPIFYARGLFNYDFGLLPFRAPLHVVVGRPIHVKEQQENPEQSLVDHYHELYVEELKRIYLENRDRYGYGAADFEILG, from the coding sequence AGGATCCATAAAAGGTCCAGTTCCTCTGATAGACTCGATCAAGATGAGTCCAGTGATGATGGGGATAATGCCCCTAATATTGTGGAACAGAAGACCAAGGATATTAAGTTAGTGAAGCCGCTAAAGAGGCCAAGATTGAGCAATTGCTGCTCACCCACAACACCCATGGCTAATAGGTTACAGACAATGGCGGTTGCTTGGCATATTTCCTCATTTGTGCTGTTTAGCATTTTCTCCCTGTTGATTATTTCCAATCCATTCACATGGATAGTTGTAATTCCTTATCTcatttatttcttcaatgacAGGTCTCCAGCTAATGGGGATGTAGTCTACCGATACTCACCTTGGGTACGTTCTTTAAAGATTTGGAAATACTATTGTGATTATTTCCCTATTGAACTGGTTAAGACGGTTGATTTGGAACCTACGTTTACACCATgtaatgaagaagaggagaaggaaaacaaaaagcttcaagaatattataCTTTACGTCTCTGGCCATCAGACTACGAGATAAGattgttcaagaagaacacCGTGTATTCGCACGGCTATAAGCGCACGGGGCCAAAGTATATCTTCGGATATCATCCACATGGTATTGGTGCTTTAGGATCGTTTGGTGCTTTTGCAACAGAAGGACGTGGCTGGTCTAATAAATTTCCGGGCATTCCGGTATCTCTATTGACTTTAGTTACACAATTCCATATTCCTTTCTATCGTGATTATCTGCTTTCGGTTGGGATATCATCAGTTTCCAGGAAGAATGCTTTGAAAGTTCTTGATAATAACCAATCGATATgtattgttgttggtgGGGCTAGAGAATCTTTAATAAGCATTCCTGGTACATCTGGATTAATTCTAAATAAAAGGAAGGGGTTTATTAAGTTAGCTATTCAAGCCGGTAATGTTAGTCTTGTCCCAGTGTATACTTTTGGCGAAAATGACtgttataatatattagcTACAGATGAGACATCCATCATTAGGAAATTACAGCTCTGGGTTAAGGAAAATTTTGGATTTACTATACCAATTTTCTACGCAAGAGGATTATTCAACTATGATTTTGGGCTATTGCCATTCAGAGCACCTTTACATGTGGTTGTTGGTAGGCCCATACATGTCAAAGAACAGCAAGAAAATCCTGAACAAAGCCTTGTTGACCACTACCATGAACTGTATGTGGAAGaattaaaaagaatatatttaGAAAACAGAGACAGGTATGGCTATGGTGCAGCAGACTTTGAAATATTGGGATAA
- the ESA1 gene encoding NuA4 histone acetyltransferase complex catalytic subunit ESA1 (CAGL0J03696g~Ortholog(s) have H4 histone acetyltransferase activity, histone acetyltransferase activity (H3-K4 specific) activity) has protein sequence MAGAEVEEEAGIPKKIESTEEVLIKCQCWVRKDEEERLAEILSINARVSPSKFYVHYVNFNKRLDEWVTGDRINLDKEVIFPRPKRQLEEDTNKKQKKKKKFPQKAAVVESDAKSSEMGEGSDVMDLDNLNVRGLKDEEISREDEIKKLRTSGSMIQNPHEVAHVRNLSKIIMGKFEIEPWYFSPYPIELTDLDVVYIDDFTLQYFGSRKQYERYRKKCTLRHPPGNEIYRDDYVSFFEIDGRKQRTWCRNLCLLSKLFLDHKTLYYDVDPFLFYCMTRRDEMGHHFVGYFSKEKESADGYNVACILTLPQYQRMGYGRLLIEFSYELSKKEGKVGSPEKPLSDLGLLSYRAYWSDVLITLLVEHGKEVTIDEISSMTSMTTTDILHTLKTLNILRYYKGQHIIFLNDDILERYNQLKTKKRRHIDAEKLLWKPPVFTASQLRFAW, from the coding sequence ATGGCTGGTGCAGAAGTTGAAGAGGAAGCTGGTATTCCTAAGAAGATTGAGAGCACTGAGGAAGTACTGATTAAGTGTCAGTGCTGGGTGCGTAAGGATGAGGAGGAGCGGCTGGCTGAGATACTGTCGATAAACGCGCGCGTGAGCCCATCGAAATTCTATGTGCACTATGTCAATTTCAACAAGCGTTTGGATGAATGGGTTACTGGGGATCGTATAAACCTGGATAAGGAAGTTATATTTCCGAGACCCAAGAGACAGTTGGAAGAGGACACGAAcaagaagcaaaagaaaaagaagaagtttcCACAGAAAGCTGCAGTGGTGGAGTCTGATGCGAAGAGCTCAGAGATGGGTGAAGGTAGTGATGTTATGGATCTGGATAACTTAAATGTGCGAGGTCTGAAAGACGAAGAGATATCTAGGGAAGATGAGATCAAAAAGTTAAGGACTTCCGGTTCCATGATTCAAAATCCACATGAAGTGGCTCACGTTAGAAATTTGTCCAAGATCATTATGGGGAAATTTGAAATCGAGCCTTGGTATTTTTCTCCATATCCAATTGAGCTCACAGATCTTGATGTGGTATACATCGATGACTTCACGCTGCAATACTTTGGTTCCAGAAAACAATACGAACGTTATAGAAAGAAGTGTACACTACGGCATCCACCTGGAAATGAAATTTACAGAGACGATTATGTTTCATTCTTTGAGATAGATGGTCGAAAGCAGAGAACGTGGTGTAGAAATCTGTGTTTGTTATCTAAACTCTTTTTAGACCATAAGACGTTATATTACGATGTTGatccatttttattttattgtatGACTAGAAGAGATGAGATGGGCCATCATTTTGTTGGCTACTTTTCTAAGGAAAAGGAATCTGCTGATGGTTATAATGTTGCATGTATCCTAACATTACCACAATATCAGCGTATGGGTTATGGTAGATTATTAATCGAATTTTCTTATGAACTATCCAAAAAGGAAGGAAAAGTAGGTTCGCCGGAAAAGCCATTGTCGGATTTGGGTTTGCTATCTTATAGAGCTTATTGGTCGGACGTTTTAATCACACTTCTAGTGGAGCATGGAAAAGAAGTTACCATTGATGAAATAAGTTCAATGACATCAATGACAACAACTGATATCCTTCACACTTTAAAAACATTAAACATTCTACGATACTACAAGGGACAgcatattatatttttaaatgaCGATATATTAGAAAGGTACAACCAGTTAAAAACCAAAAAGAGAAGACATATCGATGCAGAGAAGTTACTATGGAAACCTCCTGTATTTACTGCATCGCAATTGAGATTTGCCTGGTAG
- the PUS7 gene encoding pseudouridine synthase PUS7 (CAGL0J03718g~Ortholog(s) have pseudouridine synthase activity, role in enzyme-directed rRNA pseudouridine synthesis, mRNA pseudouridine synthesis, snRNA pseudouridine synthesis, tRNA pseudouridine synthesis and cytoplasm, nucleus localization) — protein sequence MTAEKRSAEVADDEVLKRVKLEVTGDIKERDAGITLYLSDLPGFTGQIKQRYTDFLVNEITMEGEVVHLVDKGFKVPKRNAEPKMSDEERKAQKQAEYAKREAFEVEEELKASLIDIFGEEDFNKIVDVYKNAQKMESQKSFDDKATRTKIHQLIRQAFNNELESVTTAENTFKIARNNRNSRVNKQTLVESTKDENGVENYGYGPAKEFIHFTLHKENKDTMEAVNVLTKLMRVPNKLVRYAGTKDRRAVTCQRLSISGVNLERLNALNRTLKGMIIGGYKYSDVSMNLGELNGNEFHIVIRDAKVDPACGKSLKEVLEAGSKSLVDNGFVNYYGLQRFGTFSISTHTIGKELLLGNWRAAIEMILSDQENILPASKEARQLWAQNRDPYEAMKKMPKQCIAENAILHTLSNHRKEESGDFGTGAYHDAIMKIPRNLRTMYVHAYQSYVWNKVASKRIELFGTDIRVGDLVIIEKDEDKQTDKADGSTSDDDFDEDLRSADFIRAKALTEEEVKSGKYTIEDVVLPTPGFDILYPSSDELKQLYVDIMGADGMDPFDMRRKVRDFSLAGSYRNIIQKPKNFEYKIIQYEDPVQQIVNTDLEILNNQRAKENHQKYMKAKLERYVPDKPGSRTAVVLKFQLGTSAYATMALRELMKLETSRRGDMCAVTSST from the coding sequence ATGACTGCTGAGAAGAGAAGTGCCGAGGTTGCTGATGATGAAGTGTTGAAGCGTGTGAAGTTGGAAGTCACCGGGGATATCAAGGAGCGGGATGCTGGTATTACTTTGTACTTGTCTGATTTGCCTGGTTTTACTGGTCAGATCAAGCAAAGGTACACTGATTTCTTGGTGAATGAGATCACGATGGAGGGTGAAGTTGTGCATTTGGTCGACAAGGGATTCAAAGTACCAAAGAGGAACGCCGAGCCCAAGATGAGTGACGAGGAGAGGAAAGCTCAGAAACAGGCGGAGTATGCCAAGCGTGAGGCCTTCGAAGTTGAAGAGGAGTTGAAAGCTAGTCTGATTGACATTTTTGGAGAGGAGGATTTTAACAAGATAGTTGATGTATACAAGAATGCACAAAAGATGGAATCTCAGAAATCATTTGACGATAAAGCTACAAGGACAAAGATTCATCAATTGATCCGCCAAGCTTTCAACAACGAGTTGGAGTCTGTCACCACTGCTGAAAACACTTTTAAGATAGCCAGAAACAATAGAAACTCGAGAGTCAACAAGCAAACGCTGGTCGAATCTACCAAGGACGAGAATGGTGTAGAAAACTATGGTTATGGTCCAGCAAAGGAGTTTATTCACTTCACTCTTCACAAGGAGAATAAAGATACCATGGAAGCTGTGAATGTCCTGACAAAATTGATGAGAGTGCCAAACAAGCTGGTCAGATATGCCGGTACAAAGGACAGAAGAGCTGTTACTTGTCAAAGACTGTCCATTTCTGGTGTCAACTTGGAAAGACTAAATGCATTGAATAGAACTTTGAAAGGGATGATTATCGGTGGTTACAAATACTCTGATGTTTCCATGAATTTAGGTGAACTAAATGGTAATGAATTCCACATTGTCATCCGTGATGCCAAGGTCGATCCTGCTTGTGGTAAATCATTAAAGGAAGTTCTAGAGGCAGGTTCTAAATCTTTGGTGGATAACGGTTTTGTCAACTATTATGGTTTACAGCGATTTGGTACTTTCAGTATATCAACCCACACAATTGGTAAAGAACTTCTTCTAGGAAATTGGAGAGCCGCCATagaaatgatattatctGATCAAGAGAACATATTGCCAGCATCTAAGGAAGCCAGACAACTTTGGGCACAGAACAGAGATCCTTATGAggcaatgaaaaaaatgccCAAGCAATGTATTGCTGAAAATGCCATCTTGCATACTCTTTCCAACCatagaaaagaagagagTGGAGATTTTGGTACCGGTGCTTACCATGATGCTATTATGAAGATTCCAAGAAACTTGAGAACCATGTATGTTCATGCTTATCAAAGTTATGTGTGGAACAAAGTAGCAAGTAAAAGAATTGAACTTTTTGGTACCGATATCAGAGTAGGAGACTTGGTAATCATTGAAAAGGATGAAGATAAACAAACTGACAAGGCAGACGGTTCTACAAGCgatgatgattttgatgaagatCTCCGTTCTGCTGATTTTATTAGAGCAAAGGCATTgacagaagaagaggtcAAAAGTGGCAAGTATACCATTGAAGACGTGGTTCTTCCAACTCCAGGTTTTGATATTCTATATCCATCATCTGATGAATTGAAACAACTATATGTCGATATCATGGGAGCAGATGGTATGGATCCTTTTGACATGAGACGTAAAGTTAGAGATTTCTCCCTTGCTGGATCATATAGAAATATTATTCAGAAACctaaaaattttgaatataaaaTTATTCAGTATGAAGATCCTGTTCAGCAAATTGTCAACACTGACCTTGAGATCCTAAATAATCAAAGGGCTAAGGAAAACCATCAGAAATACATGAAGGCAAAGCTAGAAAGATATGTTCCAGACAAGCCGGGCAGTAGGACTGCTGttgttttgaaatttcaacTTGGAACATCTGCTTATGCTACTATGGCTTTGAGAGAGCTAATGAAACTTGAGACTTCAAGACGTGGTGACATGTGCGCTGttacttcttcaacatGA
- the SSP2 gene encoding Ssp2p (CAGL0J03740g~Ortholog(s) have role in ascospore wall assembly, positive regulation of protein autophosphorylation and ascospore wall, nucleus, prospore membrane localization) yields MDLSNHWARNFSGKLHNIHNGPTLSSIFGLDANYKQDVNISNVHVAEVKPFSIRRLAKTLILGSPIESVALNKDNTGKIKKRGAIVLSSYGSCADLKRPKINSADKICRSRTDDNLQKALLGLIQDMSSEDAIELCRNVSLFQKCNKFGNSSILSLGSDTKDITDIVFDNIPANIGLESIVYQLQGGPIAKIQAVPHESNVDQLKKLHVKFTTSKAASDFMKLGTRNMFKVNGVYLRPKWVQFCETKTDKWYQDLIKQNTSKNVCRCIILKRYPTKNNMRYIQSTKQPPLENIDVNAIRRDFENYGNILDITPVISRKLCISIVYYDIFSAMKAMMSYEDNTSFLHENYYGKWAIWYGKDISDRPVIPV; encoded by the coding sequence ATGGATTTGAGTAACCACTGGGCTAGAAACTTCTCAGGCAAATTACACAATATCCATAACGGTCCGACATTGTCATCTATTTTTGGTCTGGATGCTAACTATAAGCAAGATGTTAATATTTCCAATGTTCATGTAGCTGAAGTTAAGCCGTTTAGTATTCGCAGATTAGCGAAAACTTTAATTCTAGGTTCCCCCATTGAATCGGTTGCTTTAAATAAAGATAACACTGGcaaaataaagaagagaGGTGCTATTGTTCTAAGTAGTTACGGAAGTTGCGCTGATTTGAAACGTCCCAAAATAAATTCGGCGGATAAAATCTGCAGAAGTAGAACTGATGATAACTTACAGAAAGCACTTCTTGGTCTAATACAAGATATGTCCTCAGAGGATGCGATAGAACTCTGTCGAAATGTGtctctttttcaaaaatgtaATAAGTTTGGCAATTCCAGTATTCTTTCATTAGGGTCCGATACCAAAGATATAACTGATATTGTCTTTGATAATATCCCTGCAAATATTGGACTCGAAAGCATAGTATACCAATTACAAGGAGGTCCGATTGCTAAAATACAGGCAGTTCCACATGAGTCAAATGTAgatcaattaaaaaaacttCATGTTAAATTTACTACTTCAAAGGCTGCAAGTGACTTCATGAAACTTGGTACAAGAAATATGTTTAAAGTTAATGGTGTCTATTTGCGACCTAAATGGGTACAATTCTGTGAAACTAAAACTGATAAATGGTATCAAGACCTcataaaacaaaatactTCAAAAAACGTTTGCAGATGTATTATTTTAAAGAGGTATCCcacaaagaataatatgAGATATATTCAATCTACTAAGCAGCCTCCTTTAGAAAACATAGACGTTAATGCAATAAGAAGGGATTTCGAAAATTACGGTAACATACTTGATATAACACCAGTTATATCAAGAAAACTATGTATATCAATTGTTTACTATGATATTTTCAGTGCTATGAAGGCAATGATGTCTTATGAAGATAACACTTCGTTTCTACATGAAAATTACTACGGTAAATGGGCCATTTGGTATGGAAAGGATATATCAGATCGACCGGTAATCCCAGTTTGa
- the MET7 gene encoding tetrahydrofolate synthase (CAGL0J03762g~Ortholog(s) have tetrahydrofolylpolyglutamate synthase activity, role in one-carbon metabolic process, regulation of DNA methylation and cytosol, endoplasmic reticulum, mitochondrion, nucleus localization), which produces MLITPTLRMASKRTYQDALTALNSLQSNYANIMAVRQSGDRKNRMSILEMYEWSRRLGYKVSDFNKLNIVHITGTKGKGSTAAFTSSILQQYQDKLTKIGLYTSPHLRSVRERIRINGEPISESKFTEYFFQVWDKLDKTTSPLNEFPHMVPGSKPGYFKFLTLLSFHAFMKEECSCCVYEVGVGGELDSTNIIEKPVTCGVSLLGIDHTFMLGDTIEEIAWNKGGIFKKDAPAYTIMGQEPAGLKVLQERAKERETSLTEVPTFKQLDNIKLGIAGDFQKTNASLAVVLASQALNSLSIIKEDTPINSDSILPEKFITGLKKTIWEGRCQYIKTGKINWYIDGAHTKESIEAASRWFAQEVASNNNKKILLFNQQTRDAALLLKVLHSVTNNRLNFSEALFTTNVTWKTGSYNADLVSINVSQEQVDKLEVQKELASVWKDLSSETKSNICANIESAINIIEDYDIDEVDVFVTGSLHLVGGFLVVLDKYNNQ; this is translated from the coding sequence ATGCTGATTACACCTACGCTGAGGATGGCTTCTAAGAGAACGTACCAGGATGCATTGACTGCATTAAACTCATTACAGTCCAATTATGCCAATATCATGGCAGTCCGCCAGTCTGGAGACCGTAAGAATCGGATGAGTATATTAGAGATGTACGAGTGGAGTCGACGCCTGGGCTACAAAGTATCtgatttcaataaattgaaCATTGTGCACATTACGGGAACGAAGGGGAAAGGCTCAACTGCTGCATTTACGAGCtcaattcttcaacagTACCAGGACAAACTGACCAAGATTGGTCTTTACACTTCACCTCATCTGAGGTCTGTCAGGGAGAGGATCAGGATTAATGGCGAACCAATCTCAGAGTCCAAGTTCACTGAATACTTCTTTCAAGTGTGGGATAAGCTTGATAAGACCACTTCACCTCTAAATGAGTTTCCACATATGGTCCCAGGTAGTAAGCCTGgctatttcaaatttcttacATTGTTATCCTTCCATGCTTTCATGAAAGAAGAGTGTAGTTGCTGTGTGTATGAAGTCGGCGTTGGAGGTGAACTTGATAGCacaaatataattgaaaaacCGGTCACATGTGGTGTTTCCTTGTTGGGTATTGATCATACATTCATGCTAGGCGATACAATAGAAGAAATTGCATGGAATAAAGGTggaatattcaaaaaggATGCCCCTGCATACACAATTATGGGCCAAGAACCAGCGGGACTTAAAGTTCTACAAGAAAGAGCCAAGGAAAGGGAAACATCATTGACCGAGGTCCCAACATTTAAACAATTAGACAATATCAAACTTGGGATTGCTGGCGATTTTCAGAAAACGAATGCTTCATTGGCAGTAGTATTGGCTTCACAAGCACTGAATTCATTATCCATTATAAAGGAAGATACACCAATCAACTCAGATTCTATTCTACCGGAAAAATTTATTACTGGCTTAAAGAAAACCATATGGGAAGGTCGTTGTCAATATATCAAGACTGGGAAGATAAATTGGTACATCGACGGTGCTCACACCAAAGAAAGTATCGAAGCCGCTTCTCGTTGGTTTGCCCAAGAAGTCGCTTccaacaataacaaaaaaatactttTATTCAATCAGCAAACTAGAGATGCTGCATTATTATTGAAAGTCCTACATAGTGTAACTAATAATAGGCTAAATTTCAGTGAAGCCTTATTTACCACTAATGTTACATGGAAAACAGGCTCCTACAATGCTGACCTTGTATCTATAAATGTCTCACAAGAACAAGTCGATAAATTGGAAGTCCAAAAGGAGCTAGCAAGTGTATGGAAAGACTTGTCAAGTGAAACTAAATCAAACATTTGTGCCAATATAGAAAGTgcaataaatataatcGAAGATTATGATATAGATGAAGTTGATGTTTTTGTAACAGGATCATTACATCTCGTTGGAGGATTTCTTGTAGTACTGGATAAATATAACAACCAATAA